A stretch of DNA from Aspergillus flavus chromosome 3, complete sequence:
ATTCTTGTAGAGCTGTAGGATAATTTCAATCGAGCAGTTGGACTGCCCTAACTCGTGTGGCTTGAATGTATGATATACTTGTACGTGCCTTGTAATAGATTGCGTTGAAGACTAGACATGCGATCATTTTAGCTTGATACAGAtcaaaagataaaagaaagaaccgCGTCTAGTTTCAGAGATACTCCTTGGGTATATATGTATGATCGATGCGAATAGAGTATACAAGCACCAATGTGTATAAATCACCTTTGTATAAAGATATGGCAGATCATCCGCAATACGGACCCAAAGAGAAAAGCGTTGAATTAATGTTGTGCTTTTTatcgccgccgccgaggaATCGGGGAGATACCTAGTACTCATGCCCATAGCTCATATCCGAGGTCTACAACACCGCCTAAATCTACCCAAgaacgaaggaaaaggaaaatagacCGAAGCGTAGTAATGACCGATCCAGTCAATCATCTATTAATGTAGATCATCATGACCCGTTACCGAAACAACCCAGCCCAACGGACAAGCAAGGAAACGAAAGGAAAACTCAGGATCCAATGCCGTGCAAGTAGCTCATATCCAAGAAATTGCCAATTAGACCACCGTTTTTTGTAGGATGACAAGACCGGATCATTGCATGTATTATACAGGTATAATGTGATATAGTGAAAGGTGAGAGGTGAGTTTCAAACGCCTGACATGAAcacgaaaaaaaaaaaaaaaaaaaaaaaaacgaaaacaaaagaaccaCGAAAGGAGGGCAGACCGTAAGCCTTCCGATCGTATGCAAACAAAATAGCGGGTGTATCATACACATGCATTCATAGAGAAAAGACGTGGTATCACGGTTGGGATTACCGTAATCGGTTATTCCTCGTCATGATGGAAGGTATTTCTGGTATATTATACAGGTAGAATAAGAGAGATGGCAAAGTTGCGTCTAGGGGAGATTGAAGTCGAGGTGCGTGTATGGGTGATTGATTTAGTCGTTCTTGACAACGCCGACCTTGGCAGCCTGTAAAGGTGTCTCGTTAATATCGTGAACCAATGGACGTTCCTATGACAGGGCGGGGGTTGTGCTTACTCTCAAGACACGTCCGTTCAGCCTGAAGCCCTTGCTCTGAGTGTACATGATATCACCGTTCTCCTTGCCTTCAGCCTTGGCCATGAAGGTAGCCTCGTGCATATTGGGGTCGAACTTCTGGGTCTTGCCGTCTTCAGCAGGCTCGCTGGGATCGAACCTCTCTAGACCGTGTTTCTTGAGGGCGTTCATCAAGACGTTCTGGGTCATCTTCAGGCCGGAGACGAGATCCCTAATGTCCTTATGTTCAGGCTCGTTGGAGTTGAGCTTGGCCTCGGGCACAGCCAGAAGGGCACGGTCGAAGTTGTCAATGCtctcaagaagatcaacggcAAAACGCTGGATAGCAAAGTTGCGCGCGTTGTCCATATCACGCTTGGTGCGCTCCTGGAGGTTGAGAAAATCTGCGACGGAGCGGACATACTTGTCCTGTTGCGTGGCGAGTTAGCGGAGGTGTCAAAATTAGTTGTACATGTATACATATATGCATATGAAATGATAAAGACATGAGAAGCATCACTGATAGTTTACCTTCAAATCAacaacctccttctccttcttttcaaGCTCCTTGCGGACGGCATCCTCGGTGTTCTGGGACTCCGATTCAGCATTCTcgttcttctcctgcttgtcctcctcggccttgtTCTCTGTGGAGTAGTTGCGCAAGCCAGGCAAAGGAGCAAGTGGACGGAGGGATTGCGGCTGGAATTGTGACGTGCGGCGGAGCGCCAATGGTGCTGAAGACGTCGATCGGACGGAGAGGAGAGAGCGGGCGGCTTGAGCCTGTCTGAGGATGGTGCGTTGGAACATTGTGAAGGGGTAATTTAAGGGAAAAGTGAGCAAttgcaggagaaggaaagatatGGAGCTTTTGTGCTGGGAGGATGGGAGAGTCAGCGATATCGCTAGAAAAACAGATATTTCGGCATAAATCACCTGACCGCCTTGGCTGGTTGGGAGGAAAATCCTCGGGCCGATGCACCTCTTGTCGTCTCCCTATGCGGAGTTGCTATGTGGTAATCGATATTGTAATAGAAATGCTGGACAGGTACCCTAGGCTACATTATAACCGTTGCCTTATTGTTGCCAAGTGAGGCAAGTGAGTCGTCATGGTGACATGTAGTCACAAATCTAGGAAGCAGACCGTTCGGATAGACGGGACTACAACTCCGCGGATTCTATAGGTGTAATTGATGAGTGCTTCAGACTACGAAGTGTTCTTTGAAACGTCCATGTGAAATGTTCTGTCATCTATCTACTGGCCAAAGGCTGAATAGGTAGAGAAATGAATTGGGGCGAAAAGAGACGAGTGATTCATAGTCAGACATCAAAAACAAGAAGGTATATAATGAAAAGTGGACGAATTATTATCAGAAAATGATTAGTCAGGACGGCGTGAATGTGAAAGGTATATACATAAACAGCTCCCCTCTCAATCCTCGTTAGAAAGCCAAGCCGACCGCGGATCGACGATACGTCGTGTAGTAATTGTGATCGAATTCATCATATCCGTTCTGCGGATGctgatgctgttgctgacCTTCAAAGATAGTTGGATAGATGTCGGGCTCATCAGCGTGTATAGGTATATAGGGACGAGAAAAGGACATGGGCACATCCAACTCCTTTTCCAGACGGGAATCAATGTGGGGTGGAGGAGCTGGGGCGGCTGCTGTAGTGTTGCTGGATAAAGATGGGGTAGTCTTGAAGCCGCCTGTTAGGCTGGTCAGACTGGAGGTGATAGTAGATCCACTGAGGGTTCGGGAGCGGATGCGGAAGGGGTTTTTGTCGGTGAAAGTGGACTTCCAAGGGGATacggatgaagagaagggggaggTCTTGTTGCTTGACTGGAAGAGCCATTGGGTGACGCGGCCGGATCGGgtgggtgttgttgttgctgagTTAGGGTTACGATTCTCGGAAGGAGTGGTGGGTGGTCGGGTGTCGGTTGGTGTTGTCGGAGGTCGTTGGGTGGTGCCTGATGAAGGAGAATCTTCCACCGGGATAGGGGGTAATGGCCTGTCCTGCAGGTTGGTGCTGGTGTTGGTAGGAGTCCTAGAGGGTATAGTGACTCTGCTTGCTTGTGGTTCTTTGGGAGGCTCCGGCTTCGACACTACCAGTCCGCAACCATTGGCTGAGTCCAGCCTAGTGTAACCAGAATGGTGTTGACTTGCAGTCAGATCATTATCTGCGGGTGAACGAGTAGAGAAGTGAGGGACTAAGGGGTTACTGGAAGTAACCTTTTTATCTATGAGCTGTTCCATAGTAGCTAAAGAGGATCGCCGGGATCCAGAGCCGACAGGCTTTCGCACTAAttgaaaggaagaagaaggtctgTGGGATTTGGCGCGGGATAAACGGGAGATATCAGCAGATGTTCTCAGAGTGCGCGGAGGCCGTGTAAGTACTgggcattcttcttctacttgAAATGTATCAAACTCAGGAAGATCTGGCAGTCCGTTGCCGGAGGCCTCGAAGCTCAGCTCAAGGGGTCGAAATTGTCGAAATTGTccaggaggaaggaggataAAACTATCAGGATGGAATCCCCCGGGAGAAGTTGCGAAACTGGAAACTGTCCTAAATTCCGAGGGCCCACTGATTCGTAAAGGTGCAGTTGACCTTCTCTTAAAAGCAAGACTCGCTCGTTTGGACCTTTGCAATGACAGCCTACTATCCAGCTCCAGTGATGGAGTAGACGATGTCCAGGCTGGCGGACTTGACCTGGGGAGAGTACTGTCGACGGCGAGCTTCATCGGGGGAACGAGATGAGGCTGCGTATGACATACTTTCATCTCTCGCTCGACTCCTAAGAGAAGGGGAGGCTCAGCGACTTCCTTTAGCTTCGCGGGAGACGATGTGATAAGCAGGTATACTAGGTATACATACCCTTTCGCTTCAGAGactgttggtggtggaagcTTTCGTCATCGCCCCTAGAGCCCGGgcagaagaacaagcagGACGAGATCCAGCCAGCGCATACCGATCCTGCTTGTTCAATTGCCCGCTTCATGGCTGCCAGCACTTCCAAGCCGTTGGTCCATCATCTAGTGGGGTCCCAACCGTacggaaagaaagagaaggggaagaatCAGATGCAGGAGGGAAAGGCAGGGCACATCGGGCAAAAAGCCCCAAGTAAAAAGGGACCCCAAACGGGTGGACAACAATCAGCTCATAGGTGGCTGGCATAAAGCAGCACTGAAACCCTTGTGACCAACCCCGCGGTAGTAAGAATATGGGCCAGAAGCGAATCGGATTTGGTCTGTCCCTTTGTGCTTATGCATTGTGGGCGACGGTCAAAGTATGATGAGTTGGTTTGATAAGACCAAAAGAAACGAGACAAAGAAGTACCAGACCAAACGGATAGTCTCCTGACTCGTCACGTTGCCTTGATTGGTTCCCTCCTCGACAACGTGTCTGAAGCGGTCGATCTGCGGCGTGCTGACCTGCATGTGATTTGTTGGTTATCACGCCGCTAAACTATTGGCTTCCCTGAGGCACCCAAAGTGGGCGCCTAAGGACGCACTGCCATTTGCCCCCATCGAGCTTTTGCATTAAAGGTGCATCTGTCGAAACACGTTTCGCCAGTCAGAGCCACCAACCCCCAAATGACGTGTGATTCCACTTGTTGTGAACATTGGACAGGATGGTGCCATGTTATCACAGAAAGTGAGCTGTCTCACCCGGTCTCTTGCCGAAGGAGCGGCGCTTTGTCAGTGGTTGATGTCTATACCCTAAAATCTTATTTGTATCTGGTTTCGTACTATTTAAATATGACTTCATCAGgcaccaaaaaagaaaagtcccCTATGTTCCCGAAACAAAACAAGATAGGATAGAAGCAGCAGAACAAACTAGAGAAAAAAGTAacaagagaaggaaataaACTTATACACCGAAATTGGAAGTAAAATATAAACCAACCCAAAGCAACGATGCGTATATGCAGTGAGAATAACTCTTTTCATTGACCCCAAACGttctcctccaacccttCATACGACCATCCTGGCGTCTTTGGGTCATCGTTGTCCGTGCCCTCGCCCTCATCTCTCTCGGTCGGTTGCCTTACACGTTCACTGGGGGAACCAGGACCCTCACTAGGAGTGATCTGAGACTGTTCGCTCAAGGGGTGGCCGGATGGCGTCCTAGAAATTAGTTACATTAGCCCTAGGACTGTGGTtccaaataaaaaaacaCTTACTGGAAATATCGATGTTCTGGCTCTAGCAGCGCGGAACCAGTCATTCTTTGGTGCTCAGctcgttctttcttttcggcTTCTCGATCTTCGACTACAAGGTCAACTAATTGGCTGCGGTGTGAGTTTTGAGAAGTAGAAGAGCTCGGTCCTCGCTGAAGAGGAGCCCGGTTTTCAGTACGCTGCCTGCGCGATTTGCTCGGTGTGCTGTCACTCTTTGGCTGCGTTTCTCCGCTGCCGGGCGCACGCACTTTTCGGTGTTTGCGGGACTTTTTCACTACATTTGGTTGTTGCGGATTTTGATAGCTGGATAAGCGCTGATCTTGTGGCGCCTGATTTGCCGTTATCACCGGATACTGGGCAACATTAGCGCGTGAAAGTTCATTATATAGAACTGGTTTACATACATTCCAGTCACCAAACTCGAGCGCTCGAGCCTTGGTAAACAGCTGCTCATCTCCCTCGTCTAGTGTCGACTCTTCAACCTCACTGGGCGAGCGGAACCGGTCCACGATACTGCCCCGCCTACTGGATTCGACGCCACCGAGTAACGGTGTGCGACTGTTGATCTCGCCAGGCGTAGGAATCCAGTACTTGCCCTTCCCTCCGCGCTCGTATCGCATGCCGTGCATCATCCGTCTTACCCGAGACTCGGATTCAGCATGGGCCATAATGTGGTCTCCAGAGTCGAATAACCTGTACGCATAATTGTCGCCTCGCAACGTCATCTTTGTGTCTTCGATTAGGTCTCTGATGCCAAAGGCATCCCGCAGCGCATATATTACTGGCAGCCGCGCGGACGAGATGGTTGGGTCAGCATAGTCATGCCAAGAGAATGCATACCAATGAGTAATCGCAAAGATAGGCATTTCGAAGCATATCAAGGTGTCCTGAATGGCAGCGGCGAGATTGTCAGGAGTGTACCCCGCGACACCGTTGGATAAAGCTCCGAGCCACTGCAAGATGGACAAGAAGAAACCCTGCCAGTAGGAGGCGAAGATAATGAGTTTGACGCAAAGGAACTTTGGCACGGGACGGAATGGCGCCAGGTCGTTGTGAAGGCAAACCCAAAACATCGCCAGCGAGTACAAACTTATCGTGACGCTAACATTATACACAATCCCTGTCCAGAGGTAACCAGAGGTTAACCCTAAGTAGCCCTCTTGATAGCTATCTGTGGCTTTCATAATGATAGATACGATAGCTAAAATTGGCTTTAGCCATGTATACTGCAGAATACCGCGCTTCACGGCCAGGAAGGTGTGCGGGTCGGATATATCGAGCTTGGGCAGGAAATGGTTCAGCGGCCAGGCATGTTGTACGGGAGGACGACCGTGGGTCATTATGATCAAGGCTCGCTCGCCTCCGAGAAAATTGATGAGTAACTGGAAGAAGGTGTAGATGGTAAAGGCCTGAAGGTGACTCGTCAGTTATGTTCATAGCTGCCTAGCTCGCCAGTAATACCTCATAAACATCGCGAATAGGATCCAGCCAAAGAGACGCCTTCAGCGATACGATGCTTGTCCAGGAAGCAGCCGCATATATTGGAACCCTGATATGTTTAGCTCAACGCTTATCCTTCACAACCGAGCAAAAACTGACATCAGAAGTATACGAACGACATATCGTTGGAGGAGCGGTTTTCGATAGTTTTTCCTTATCGTTATACATCAGTGCAAGGTTGAAATGACCAAAGCAGATTGGTGCCCGTACGTTTGTAGCCATATCGACCTTTTGAGATAAGACAAATAGATGTTAGCAAAGCTAGCTCATATCGGGCGTTGCATAGTGCGGGGAAGGATGTGCTCTCACAGAAGCGACAAAAGTGAAGCCACCAGGGACGAGACACCAGAAACGATCACCACAGCTTTCGCTAGGCTAGAGCCTGTACCTCCTGAGGATGACATGGTGACCAGTGTCAACCAGACTCGCGGTTCTCGACCGCGTGCACTTTTAGGTTTGCGTCCACCGGTAAAGCATTCCGCACCTTAACGAGAGCagcgaaaagaacaaagccaAATCATACCCCGTCCAATGAACTGAAGATCGTCAAAAGCCGCCTAAAGCTCCTCCATAGACAAGGAAGGCGCTTGCATGACCGAAAGGAAGGCCGTTGTGAAAATGTTGTGTAGACTAGGAAGATAATCGCCTAAGCTGTTATTACTAGGTATTATCCTTGGAGCTACTGGTTTCAGTTACGGCGGGCCCGTGACACCGCCTAAGGACGTAAGCATATGCGCCTCGCCGCATTTAGATTTACTCCGTTATCGCGACCTCCACTGGCCCCTAAAAAGTTACTTTTTTAGTTGAAATGAATTGACACTCTGCGTTGTATATTGTCTTCCGCTCGTTGATGTCCCTGTATGGGGCATACTATAAGCATACCAGTATAATATTTCACTGGCATCCCTTTCTGCACTCAATTCTGAAGAAGGTTGATCGTCCCGCGCCGCCATGTTCGCGGCCATTAGGAATCTTGGGATATTGCAAGATGGCTAACACGAGTTTGTTAACCTTCGGCTTGACACCAGATCCAAGCTTCAATGTGTAAGTGTCAGTAAAACACATGTATACTGGTAGCTTACGGCCGTATaggttcttcttccttgaacTCGTCGTCTCCTGCATATTGTAAGGTCGCCGAACTCCGCGCAGTCCAGTGCAGGTAGCTGATTATAGATAGAGTActattcttcttgctttacTTTAATCGCCTTTTTGCAACCCTTCTCTCGTATGGGATTCGCGCCTACACATGGCATTATTATCGCGCATATGTCGACATCAATGCACTCCAAATCTCTTTGCTTGGAGGACGGATCTTTTTTAAGGGTGTCCGATACCACGGTGTGAATGAGACCATATTTGTTCACGGGGGCTTTATAACATGGCGTTACTGGAGGCGATCGGTGAGGAGGACATTTCTATACGACCTGAAGCCCAATGGATACGAACCGAGGAATGATGTGCGATCGGTCGCGGACGGGGATAATGATGGCGCCGGAGACAGTGGAATGAAGGAGCAAGGAGGATTGAAAGGTGCAGATTTACTCCCTTGTCGCATTACTGCCAAGGTTTACGGGCTCGAGTGGTTCATATACAATAGGACACCGGCCTATGATGCTATCCTGGCAGGCTTCAACACCCAAGGACAGCCAGCGACCTTCACTAAGCCACAGTACCCTGGAAGCAGCTCTTTGGATGCTGAGCTTAAAGATAATTCAACTAGGAATTCATCTGTGTGCGAATCTGCCGATCCGAGATCTCCTCAAGCGGGCAACACTCCGGGACGTAGTAGAACTGGCGGGGAAACAATTGGTTCTCACATTGTTGAAGGATCCGGTCAAGAAGTGGGTGATGGGCTTTCGAGGCTGCTTCGACTTCTGCCAGTGAAGCTAGTGTGTGACAAAGGGGCCATCGTGATCGGTAATGAAAATACCAGGTCCGTTCTGACAACAACCTTCGACGGTGCGACTGGATTAATCGAAGTATGCAATGCTGGGCCACTTGATCTTTATCGGCAATCATTCTCTTTTGAGTTCATGCACCCGGTTGTTCAGATGCGCCCAAACCCAGACTTCAAGCAGAACCAGCTTTCTGCGGCGAGCGGACTAAGTTCCACCGGGGAAGACCAGCCCGGGATAAAGCGCAAACGGGATACGATCTTCAACTATCAATTCCAAAAGCGCAGAGTATGGCATAGTATCCGTGACCTTATTCCATACTTTCAGACATCCGTGGAATCCTTTCATGTTTCTGAAAAACACGAAGAAGCGGGACCGAGAACCCAAGGCGATGTTCGCCATGATGTCCGTTGGGTTGGCCTTTCTCGATATTTAGATGACACCAACCAGGATGATCACGAAGAATGGAATTCTGTCGAATATGCCAGATTCTCTACACTCTTGGATAGCCCTAGTATGACTATAGCATATTACTGGGACATTCCTGGGTGTGTTAAGCCCCAAGAATCGCCGCAGGAATTCCCGCCCCGAGAAGCAACCCCGGATATCAATGGTGCGCCGCCCCCAGAATGGGGCATCGACGTAAAGATTGAAGGAGGCACTATCAATTACGGGCCGTGGGCTGATCGCGAACGTGTGGGCTTGCAAAACATCTTCTTTCCCAATTCCTACCGAAACTCCCAACCGGCGGAGCCTTTAACAACGGGCGATCTGAGACAGAATTCTGTCTTCAAACTGCGAGTGGAGACCACTGATGAACTAACGTTGCGTATTCCAACAAGGGAACCTTCCAAAGACTGGCAGTGGAAAGGTCGCGCTGATGCAATTCGAGGCGCATCGAAAATGAAGAAGCAACAGCGAAGGCGACAGTCGAGGGCTGCAGACAGTGAGAAGGGTCATGTTGGCCCCGAGATTCGCCCTTTTGGGTGGCTGTCTCTCCGCGTGACTGGCGACTCGACCATAAATTACTGTATGGATATGGTGGCATCTAAAGTCGGCTACTTCAATCAACTTGTTCTAGACCTTCGAGACTCAACAATGTCATCAAGCGTCAATCATGCAGTGCTATGGCAATGCCCTCAGCAGCTTATTAAATGTGATCTCTCAGTTCCTCTTACCTGGAACGACCCTCGTACGTGGGAATTTGATGTCGAAAGCCGTGATATGGAGTTGTTTCTTTTGCGAGACCACATCTTTCTCCTGACGGATCTTGTTGCCGATTGGGCATCCGGCCCTCCAGCAGAATACTATACATTCGTGCCGTTCAACTACAAGCTGAGCCTTTCTTTTGTAAACCTACGATTGTTTGTGAATGTCAATGACATGAATATCATCAGTAACCCATCTGATTTGGATGACAACCGCCTACTGGTGATCAAGGGCGAAAGATTGACCTCTGATGTTCTGATCCCTTTGAACAGATATAAACCAGAGCAGAATACTGTGAGTTTCAATGTCCGGCTTCAGGATGCTGGTATAGATTACTTGAGCCCGTTGTGGGATACCCTTCACACTTTCTTGCAAGATAAATCGGCTGCCACCCTAGAGACCATGTCCATTGATGGATCTTACAGCTATTACCTTTCTACATCGTCCGAGTTGACTGACACTTTATTCCTCAATATTGAGGGTTTATCCCCTAAACTTTACTTGTTTGGTTTCTTGATTCGTTCATTTATGACAATCAAGGAGAATTACTTCGGGGAAGAAATGCATTTTAAGACTCTCGAAGAGTTTCAGGACCTCGCCTATGCGAAGGAACCCTCAGAGACGCATAACGGAATAAACCCCAATAGGAAATCGAATGATCTAGATGTTATAGTTCATGTCACTGTGGATAATCCCTGTGCTCTGCTCCCAGAAAACATATATGACCGGCTGAAGTGTCTAAGGCTCACCGCGCCTTCCTTGGAGATTGACCTGCGATTTACCAATTACTACATGGATTTGGAGTTCTCAATCGCTCCTTTGAAGGTCGGCTTGGAGTCCCATCTGGCAGGCAAACACCCTAGAATATCTGACTCTCAGCTTTTCATCGATGGAGTTTCTGTTCATGGTCATCGCTTGTTCGGACTCCCCCCTGCCGAGCCAACCTATGTTTGCAACTGGGATTTCAAGCTAGGTCGAGTTATCGGAGAATGCTCGACGGAGTTTATATCCTGTTTAGGGCCAGCATTGAAGAGTTTTGACTTTTCTTTCGATAACGAAGAAAATGCCCTCCCTCCATTGTTTCCCATTGCTCTCCACGACGTTACGTTTCTTAGAGCGAGGATCGGTATGATTCATGTCTCTGTGCTCCTAGACAAGACGGCCTTAGTACTGAGCTCTGGGCCGGTGACAACGAAGTTCAACGACTGGACAAATGCCAAGTTCTCAAAACGGATGAGCCTTCTCGTGCCCGAGCTCGTTATCGCTGCAGTGGACCATGAACTCGTTGGTCGACTAGAGGGTCCAACCCGACCTGAGGTGACTCCTTTAGCGCTCTTTGAGACAACGATCAACTTGAGGATGGCTCAGCGAAAGAACGACATTGTGGAAAGCCGAAGATTACAACAGGAGCACATCAAAGTACATGATCAAAGAACACAGAGAACACCATGGCTATTATTTGACTGGGAGGAAGTCGATCCTGATTCAACACACCTTAATGATGACGACTTAACGCTACCGACTATTGCTATACCTGCTATGCCTGAACCTGTTATTAAAAACATGAATATGGGACACCTATCGGCAAAGAGAAGCGTTTTCTCGGATGGCAGCAGTTACGCAAGCTCTGAAGGTTTCCTTGTTTCCTCAGATGCCTCGAGTGTGCAACGTGGACGCAGAAAAGGAGATCGTAGCACGACCTACACCTCGAGCTTGGTATCAGAAGGACAGCGCCAAACCTCGGTTCAGCTACCGCCAGGGCTCCGTCAGGATAGCCATTCGActgaagaacagagaaaTCCATCCACCATTCTTCAGAATTCGTCAAATCCTTGGGACATGCCTGATTTCTCACTACATAAAGTGAACCTGGATACCTCACAATTACCCTCACGTCACACCTCCAGTGATGATATCCGCCCAGATGATCTGTTCGTGACAAAGTTCGATCCTCAATTCTCGCCTTTTGCAGAAGACCAGACAACCCATACTAACTTCGCAATCGTACTACCCAATGGTGTCCGAGGCAGTTGTGCTCCCGACTTTCTTTTCATGTTATCATCCTTGATTGAGGGGCTGCAGGCTAGACACCCAACTAACATCATTGATTCACTCCAAAAAGATGTTGTATCCGACATTGTAGGCTACGAAAAGGCACTGAAAAGTCCAAAGAGATCGACAAGCGTTGCAATACGAACCCCGGTCATACTCGTGAAGCTGGAAAACTTATCTGAAGCTCCCAGCAAATACGAATCCGGTTTCCGGGATGAGTATAGGGTTGAGATCGCCCATTTGAAGACAGAAATCAGGACAAAGGttgaaagagagaaaggcGATCTTCTTGCgggaataaaaaaaagctccACCGTTCATGCGGCCGCCGAAAGTCTTTCAATATCCGTTGAGGGTACTCGAGCTGACGCATATCAAGAAAGGGCTGAACTTACTTGTCTCTTTGGTGACATGAACTTTTGGCTTGTGACAAAGCCTATGATAAAATCGAACTTCCAGGCTCGAGCTTTCGACACAGTCACTTATACAAAATCAGTGGAGCATCTTGCTTATCTAGTTCGTCGTACAACCACGATGTTTGACTCTGTTACCTCTTCTCTACAGCATAATTCGTCCCTAGAGAACAAACGTCTACGGCTccttatttattttcttactCAGCCAGCTGCCAACATACCTGATCCCGCGTTCCTTACACGGATCTCATACGTGCTCAGAGTTGCGCCTACACACTTGCGACAGCACGATTCTTGGAAGATAATCTCTCGGATTCGTAATGTATACGATAATTTGCCCTCTCACCAGAAGGAGGACTTGGCTTCAAGATGTCTTAATAATGACCTTTCATTACCACCGGACGCCAGAACTACCGTCCTCTCCGGCTTTGATGAATGGCGGGCTTGGGATCTGGCGCATGTTGGGAAGAGTTACGTCATGCAAAGAGTATGGAGTTCCTTCGTACCAAAGATGGAGAGTACACCGTCACCAGCATACTTCTCTTCCACCGTAAAATTGCTTCGCTTCTCTATCGATCCCGGCCCAAAGGAAAGTGATTTCGTGGTCGAGGATCTGTCGACAGCTTTATCTATCAACCCACAGGATGGAACACTTTTGGGCGCTGAGGCAAAGCCAACCAATTTGACGATTGTGCAGGCTTACTGCTCTTCTATCAGTCTCCGACTGCGATGGGAGATTCTCGAGCTAGTGGAAGGATTGTTGCGGACAATGTCTACAGTCACCTTGGAATCTACTACACCAACCCAAGCTCTGTATACCGAGTCAAAGG
This window harbors:
- a CDS encoding molecular chaperone of the GrpE family (mitochondrial co-chaperone GrpE, putative) translates to MFQRTILRQAQAARSLLSVRSTSSAPLALRRTSQFQPQSLRPLAPLPGLRNYSTENKAEEDKQEKNENAESESQNTEDAVRKELEKKEKEVVDLKDKYVRSVADFLNLQERTKRDMDNARNFAIQRFAVDLLESIDNFDRALLAVPEAKLNSNEPEHKDIRDLVSGLKMTQNVLMNALKKHGLERFDPSEPAEDGKTQKFDPNMHEATFMAKAEGKENGDIMYTQSKGFRLNGRVLRAAKVGVVKND
- a CDS encoding organic solute transporter Ostalpha-domain-containing protein, which translates into the protein MRRGAYAYVLRRCHGPAVTETSAECFTGGRKPKSARGREPRVWLTLVTMSSSGGTGSSLAKAVVIVSGVSSLVASLLSLLSIWLQTKNYRKPLLQRYVVRILLMVPIYAAASWTSIVSLKASLWLDPIRDVYEAFTIYTFFQLLINFLGGERALIIMTHGRPPVQHAWPLNHFLPKLDISDPHTFLAVKRGILQYTWLKPILAIVSIIMKATDSYQEGYLGLTSGYLWTGIVYNVSVTISLYSLAMFWVCLHNDLAPFRPVPKFLCVKLIIFASYWQGFFLSILQWLGALSNGVAGYTPDNLAAAIQDTLICFEMPIFAITHWYAFSWHDYADPTISSARLPVIYALRDAFGIRDLIEDTKMTLRGDNYAYRLFDSGDHIMAHAESESRVRRMMHGMRYERGGKGKYWIPTPGEINSRTPLLGGVESSRRGSIVDRFRSPSEVEESTLDEGDEQLFTKARALEFGDWNYPVITANQAPQDQRLSSYQNPQQPNVVKKSRKHRKVRAPGSGETQPKSDSTPSKSRRQRTENRAPLQRGPSSSTSQNSHRSQLVDLVVEDREAEKKERAEHQRMTGSALLEPEHRYFQTPSGHPLSEQSQITPSEGPGSPSERVRQPTERDEGEGTDNDDPKTPGWSYEGLEENVWGQ